Within the Beduinella massiliensis genome, the region CCTCTGCGCTATAGCCCACGTCAATGTACAAATCTTCGCGCTTGTAGTTCTTCCTGCGGTCGGCCTCGCTCAAAATATGCGGCGGCTTTGCGCCGATCACCCCGTGCAGCGGCTCGTCGCACAGGACGGTCACCTCGCTCGCGGGCAGGATGCGCGGGTCCACGCCGCCCATCTGTGAAAAGCGCAGGCATCCGTCGTCTTCGATGCCCGTCACGATCAGGCCGATCTCGTCCAGATGCGCGCAGACGTAGATTTTCGGCCCGCCCGCTCCGGGCAGATGGGCGATCATGTTCTGCAATCCGTCTACGCGCGTCTGCGCGCAGTAAGGCGCAAAGGCCTCCTGCATGAAAGCCGCGACCTCCTGCTCGTTGCCCGGCAGGCCCGAGCGCGTCGTCGCGCGTGTCAAAAACTCCGTGAGGTTCAAAAGATCATCTCCTTTATTTTCATGCTTCCTGTAAAAAAGCTCTTTTGCCCGCTTCCTGCGCCTCGATTACCCGGTCGCACCAGCTGTCGAACGCCGGATCCTCCACCTGGCATTCCGGGTGCGTCTGGATGTAATTCCACGCCTTTTCTACTCCGATGTCAAACGGCGTAGTGCATATGAAGTCCGGCACCAGGCGCTTCAGCTTCGAGCAGTCGAACACGACGGAGTTCGCCTTGTCGCCCAGAAGCGGCCCTTCAAGGTCCGGACGGCAGGCGATAAGGAAGTCCGAAGCGACGTGATAGAGATTCGCCTTCACGCCCATCGTCCGCGCGGTGCATTGAAGGATCTGGTTCCAGGTGAGCTGCTCGTCCGAGGTAATGGTAAACGCCTCGCCGATCGCCTTGTGGTGCCCCATGAGCCCCACAAAAGCCTTGGCAAAATCGGACGCATGCGTCAGCGTCCAAAGGCTCGTCCCGTCGCCCGGAACGATCACGGGTTTACCGGCCAGCATGCGGCGAAGCACCGGGTAACTGCCCTTTTCACCGTGCACCGGCACGGTAATGGAGCGCTCGCAATACGTATGGCTGGGCCGGATGACGGTGACCGGGAAGCCTTCCGCGCGGTACGCCTCCATCAGCACGTTTTCACAGGCCGCTTTCTTCCGGGAGTATTCCCAGTACGGGTTGCAAAGCGGCGTCGATTCCGTGATCACGTAATCCCGCGGCGGCTTTTGATAGGCCGAAGCGGAGCTGATGAAGAAGTACTGGTTCGTCATTCCGGAGAACAGCCGGATGTCGCGCCGCGTCTGCTCCTCGTCAAAGACGATGAAATCCGCGACGACGTCGAAGCGCTCGCCCGCCAGCGCTTTCTTCACAGCCTGTTCGTCCGAAATATCCAGTACGAGCGAGCGGGCGCCTTTGGGCAGAACATGGTTTCCGCGGTTGAGCAGCGTGAGCTCCCACCCGCGCTCCACGGCCAGGCGCGATACCTCCGTGCTGATCGTCCCTGTTCCGCCGATAAACAATGCTTTCATGCTTCCACCTCCACATAGAAAAGCGTCGTGTTTTCGCACACCTCGCCCGTTTTCAGGTCGATGTGCGGATAGTCCGTCTCCGGTCCTGCCGCAAAGCCCATCCAATAGGCGGGCACCTGGTATACATACCCGCAAACCGGGCAGCGGTAGTAGTAAACTTCCATATATGCTCCTCACTTTGCAGCGCGAATTGTTTTTATTATAGCATGTCTTCCGGTAAAATGTCATCCATTTCACCGCTACGTCCATTCGCAGGGAAAATACACATAAAATGAAGCTGCAAATGGAAAAAGGCCGCAAAACGTTTGCAGCCCTTCGTTTTCTTTATTAGGAGCATCCTGACCCTTTCAGGAAAACACGCAGCTTTCCCTTATTTTGTGTACGTTTCTATTGAATGATCCAATCGATCTCTTCTTCCTTGCTAAGTGCAGGAACTCTAAAGGGATCTTCGACTCCATAGGTGGCACCATCAATATACGAAATAAAATCAATCCATTTCGGATATATCGCCCTTTCAACAAGATTGCCTTCTGAATCGATGACTATTTTCCAGCTGTTGAAATTAGAAAAGCTTGTCCGAGTCGCTCCCCAAATCCAAGTCGTACCATCGGCGTCTCTATTTATGTGAGAAATAAAGCAACCTTTCCCCAAAGAAAGTGTTATTTCTCTTGTCCACATCACAGTTCCATGGTCATCTAATGCGGTAACATCAAGCGCATTGTTTTCTTGGGTAAATATCGCAAAGCTTGTACAGCCATCAGGTGAAACAGCAAGACGTATTCTGCCTGATGTCAGGACGTCATAATCTGTTAAGGAATACGTCCACCGTTTCTGATGGTTTGAATCAAAAGCAATCAGCTCATGTTCGTCTGTTTTTTCTCCTTCTACCGATACGTGAACGATGATGTCCAAGCCATTTCCTTCTGCCTCGTATAGCGACTTATATCGTCCATCCTTCTCCGTCTGAATTTGTATCACTTGGCCTTTCGCATCATAGTATTGGATTCTCCTTTCGCTGATAAAATACACATTTCCATTCACCAGAATATACATTCCCGCATCCTGCGGAAGCTCATATGCTGCAAGAAGGGAGCCTGCCCTGGAATATCGGTTAACAAATAAACCTTCTTCCGTTCTGTAAACATAGGCTATGTCATCGCCAGATAGTCCCAGCTTTGCGTCACCGTATAACGCTCGAGGAATTTCCACTTTCCAAAAAATTTGACCATCCGCCGCTGTACAAATCAATCCCGAAGTTTGATCTGTCTTGTTCTGGCACTCAAACAAAATTTCGCCGGTTTTTAAAAAAGCCTTTATTCCCGAATCCCGATACAGCTCTGAAAATGACATGGCAAATCCTGTTGTATGTCCTATAAACAGAATCAACAGCATCGCGCCAATCCCCATCGTGATCTTCTTTTTCAATTTACTTCCCTCTTTTTTATGATATATTTCATACAAATATCATTCAGAGCTTTGCTTTTCAGATCCCGTATAGTTTTAAAGGAAGCATACCTGCTTCCTTTAAAACTATACCGTTTCTTTGTTATATCTTACTTAAATGTACCCCCGCATGATCGTCGCAATCAGATTGGTCTTATAAAAGTACCCCGCAAGTTTCGACTGTTCGATCATCTGCCCGACCTGTTCGATAGGGGAGACCGTCAGGATGATCGGTACCAGCGCGAAGAGCACGAAGACGAGGAAGATGCCGCGGACGCCGCCGAACACGCCGCCCATCAGCGCGTCCAGATGGCGCAGCACCGGCAGGCGGAATACGTAACCGATGAGGTTGGAGAGCATCGTCAGCACGATGTAAGCGAGCAAAAAGCAGATGAGAAAGCAGATGATGTTGAGCGACACCGCGATGATCGTCTGGTTGAGGTACTCGGAGATATTCGCGCTGCCTGCGGCGGAAAAAACCTGACCGCTGATGTTGCTCTGCACAAACTGCTGAAAAATTTCAGGAAGGTTCGCACGAGACAGGATCTCGCCGAGCGTATCCTGCGAAATGCCCGTGATGGGCGTCATCGCAAGGTCGATGTCCTTGATGCGCGATCCAGCGTCCGTGTAGTGCACGAGCGTCCGAATGAGCGCCTCGTTGTTTTGCAGCACCTCCGCGAGCTGCGGATAGGTCAGGTACGCGATAAAGAGCGCTCCCAGCAACGATATGAGGCTCAACACCCCGCTGATAAATCCGCGGTACATGCCCATGATGATACTGATCCCCAGTATCGCGATGATGATGTAATCGACGATGTTCAATTTTCCACCCCGTCTCCTTTGATCTCTTCTCGTTTTGTGCGCTGTGATTCGTCATTTGGGCAGCGATATGACGTATGTATCCGACCCCGACGCGACGATTACCTTGTCGCTTTGCAGCATGCCCAGGACCTTGGTAACCTGCACAGGCATCGTGTAAGCCGTGAACGTCTGCTCCCCGTACCGGCAGCTGTACACGTGCGTTCCGGAAAACGCGTAAACGCCCTTCGTGCCCAGATAGGCGCCGATACATTCCGCCGGCAGATGCAGCACCTTGTCCGTCGCGCCGGCCATGAGCCGCAGGCTCGTGATATTCATCGACCCTTCGCCCGAAGGGGCCGGAATGAAGAGCTGATACGTGTTCTTTCCGACCTTGCGCATGTCCTGCAAATACCAGCCGTAGATCAGCACATCGCTTACGTTCTGATCCCGCGTAATGCGGTAGTCATATGCGCGGATCTTGCGCGTATCCACGACGTACAGCTTGTCGGTATAGTAGATGTCGTACACCAGCTGTTCTCCGAGCGTCGCGTTGCCGAGCACGAGCCTGCCGGGCTGATACGTCTGCAAAATGGTCGAGATGACCGTTCCGCTCGTATCGATGCCCAGTATCCAGAGATACTCGCCGTCGCTCATCGTGAAAAAGCCCATATCCAGAAGCGTCTGATCCGCCACGGAGATCGCGTCGACGCTTGCGCCGTCCTTGTCAATGACGTAGACCGTGCCGTTGTCGCTCATGCCGACGAATGCCGCGATGTAGTCCTTGCCGATGCGTGCGAACTGAATCTCGCTGGCCATCTTGTTGTTATACGTGTTCTGCCCTCTGTCGTTGAGCGCATAAATCTGGTTAGCCGACCAGGCGACCACGCGGCCGGAACCCGTGCTGAAGCCCGCGTTAGCGCCCACCTGGAAGTTCCAGCGGGTACTGCCCGAATCGCTGACGCATTGCAGCATCGTTCCGTCGTAATAGAGGATGTTTTCCCCGAAGGGCGTAACCTCCTGGGTCGATAGCGCACCCAACCGCACAGCGCGCCCCGTCGTCTCGGTCGAGGAACCGCTGCCGACGGACCAAACGAGCAACGCGATGAGCACGATTACCGCCACCACGGCGCCAAGCACCACGACCGGCGGGATAGAATTCTTTTTCCTTTGCATGGCGGATCTCATCCTCCGATTGATTCAGTGGTCTGATATGCAGCATAGGGCATAACCATCCGTTATTGTAATTCTTTGCGCTCTTTGCCTTTTCCTCCAACCCCTGAAACTTTTTAAAACAGCTGTGTCTGGCTCCTGCGCCTGAGCGCCTGCGCTGCCTGCGCGGGCGACATGCCGCGCACATTGAGCAGAAAAGCCCCTCGCACGCTGGGGCGAAATCGCAGCCCTTCCATGCCTCCGGTAAAGATGACCGCGTCCATCTCCTGTCCGCTTCCCGCAGGCGCCATTTCAAAGCCCATGCCTGAAAGACTGCCCGCCATCGCTTCCAGTCCCGGCTGATACGCTACCTTCATGTGCTTTCCTCGCTTTACCGTTTCCTGTTTTCCACGCCTAAGCGTGAAGATTCCCCTATATCGTGCACAATTCGGAAGCATCTTATGTAGGGCTCTCGTGTACCAAACGAAAATCCGGTGAAAAAACTTGCATCTACAGGACGCCCCATCTATAATGATCAAAAACGACAGGAGGATGGCCATGCAAGAGCGCTTACAGCCCATAGCGGCGAGGTTTTTCGCGGCGGGTTTTCCGGTTTACCTGGTCGGAGGCAGCGTGCGCAACGAACTGCTCGGCCTGCCCGCGTCGGATCTGGACATCTGCGGCCCCGCGAGGCCCGAACAGGTAATTTCGCTTTTTGAAGGAAGCGGTATGCGCGTCGTGCCGCGCGCTGTCCACTTCGGAACGGTGGAAATTCATTTTGAGCGTCATGGAAAACGGTATATGGCCGAGTACACGACGTTCCGACACGATTCCTACCGCTGCGGTCACCGGCCGGACAGCGTTCAGTTCACCGACCGTATCGAGATAGACGCGCTGCGACGCGACTTCCGCGTCAACGCGCTATACAGGAATCTCGTCAGCGGAGAACTTCTCGACCCTACGGGCGGACTTACGGATATTGAAAAGCGGTGTCTGCGCACGGTGACGGACGACCCGGCGCTCGTCCTTCGGGACGACGGCCTCCGTATTCTGCGCATGGCGCGCTTTGCCGCGCAGCTCCGCTTTTCGGTCGATGAAGGTCTGCTTCAGTGTGCAAAGGAATATGCGCCCCTTCTGATGGACATCGCCCCCGAACGGATTCGGGAGGAATGGGAAAAGATCCTCCTTTCCGATCTGCGCTATCCTTCGCTGCCCGGAGGCGTGGAGGCGAGCGTGGGAAGAGGACTTTCTCTGCTAGAGCAAACCGGCGCTTTCCGCGCTTTTTTCAGCGACTGTGTGCGCGACGCCGACACAGTTTTGGCACTCGCAAATCTGTTTTCCACAAATGCAGTTTTCACAATCGCCGCCAAGGACGGCGCCGACTCCTTTTTGGGCGCTTTTGGGGAAAATACCAACGTTTTGGCCCTCCGCTGCGCGGCGTTTTTTGGCAGAACGAATCCCGAAATTTTGAAAAACGCCCTGGTTTCCCTCAGGTTCTCCACAGAAATTGTGCGAAAAACGGCTATTTTTGTGGAAAACCTTTGGGATACTGTGGATAACTCTTCTTTGCGACAAAAGCTGGCCCAAATGGGTTATACACAAGGAACAGCGCTCGCCTGCATCCTTCTTGCGCGCAATCGTCCACAGGAAGCCCGCGCGGTTTTCTCCACGCTCGCCGCATTGGAGCGCGAAAACGCGCCTATGGACGTGCGGGCGCTGCGCGTGAATGGAAACGACCTGCTGCCGCTGCTAGAGGGAAAGGACAGACGGATCATGACCCCTCTTCTGGAGGCGCTGCGCGTACATTGCGTGGATGATCCCAGCGAAAACGAGCGGGAAAAGCTGCTTCTTTTCGCAAAAAAATATCTGAGGAATCAAATTCCTCAGAATAACTGAATCCGTACGCGCAATATGGAAAAAGTCCTCATGATTCCCGGAAAAGGCTGCCCGCTTCCACGCGGTAGACGGCCCCCTTCGGCGCGCCCGCGAGGTCAGACAGATCCGTGCACGTCACGATGGTCTGCACGCGGTCGATACGCTCGATGAGCTGCTGCCTGCGGCGCGGATCGAGCTCGCTCATCACGTCGTCGAGCATCAAAATGGGCGTTTCACCGCGCTCCTGCTCGATAACGGAGAGTTCTGCGAGCTTGAGCGAAAGCACGACCGTCCGCTGCTGCCCCTGCGAACCGAAGACGCGCACCTCCTTGCCGGAGATGGAGAGCTTCAGGTCGTCCCGATGTGGTCCCACGGTGGTGGTTGCGCGGCGTACGTCCTCCGGACGCGCCGCTTTCAAACGGGCCATCATCGCTTGGACGAGGTCCGATTCCTCCTTCACCTGCGTCATATACGTCACTTCGAGCGCTTCCACGCCGCCCGCGATCGCCCGATGGCACTCGCCGGCGGCTTTCTTCAGCTTTTCAACGTATTCGCGGCGATGGCGGATGACCTCCGCCCCCGCGAGAGAAAGCTGTTCGTCCCACGCGTCCAGCGTTCCCTGCGCAGAAGGGCGCCGCTGGATTTCGCGCAGCAGGTTATTGCGCTGATTGAGCGCGCGTACATAGCGCTGAAGGGCATAAAAATAGGCCGGACGGAGCTGGGATAGCTCCATGTCGATGAACCGCCTGCGCTCGGAGGGGCCGTCCTTGACGATGGACAAATCCTCCGGCGCGAACAGCACGCCGTTCACGTGGCCCATCAGTTCACCGATACGTGCCACCTGCGTGCCGCCCACGCGTACGATCTTTCGCCTGCGATCCTCGCGCGATAGGGTGACGGAAACGTCGTGCGTGCCGTCGAGGTGGGAAACCTCCACGCCGACGAAAGCCGTGCCTTCTCCCCATCGGATGAGATCGCGGTCGTGCGGCGTGCGGTGTGAGCGCCCGAGGCAGCAAAGATGCAGTGCTTCGAGCACGTTGGTCTTTCCCTGGGCATTTTGTCCCGTCAAGACGGTCATGCGCGCGTCGGGCAAGAGCTCGGCGCGCGCATAGTTTCGAAAGTTTTGAAGCCTGATCTTCGTCGCTTTCATGGTCTTAGGACGCGAAGACGCGCACCGGGAGCACCAGATAGAGGTAATCCTCGCCCTCCGGCGGGCAGATGACGCAGGGACTGACGTTCGAGTTGAAGCGCATACACACGCTCTCTTCGCCGAGCACCTTGAGCACGTCCGAGATGTAACGCACGTTAAAGGCGATGTCCATGTCCTTTCCTTCGGTCAGGATGTTCATCTGCTCCTGCACGTCGCCCAGCTCCGCGTTGGAGGTGAGCGTCAGCGTGTCGCCCTCGATGTGGAAGCGAACGAGGTTGTTCTTTCCCTCGCGGGCAATCAGGCTCGCGCGGTCGATAGAGTTGCCCAGATCCTCGCATTTGACCTGAATGCGCGTCTGCCATTCCGTCGGCAGAATCTGGCGATAGCGGATGTATTCGCCCTCGAGCAGGCGGGTGACTACGCGCGTGCTGCCCATGTCCGCCGAAAGATGCGTGCGGCCGATGTTGAGTTCCACCGGCTCCTCCTCGTCCGCGAGCACCTTGGCGAGCTCGGAGAGCATCTTGCCGCCGACGACCGCCTGCACGGGCTGCTCCACCGGCTGGGCGAGATCCGCACGGCGCATTGCCAGGCGGAAGCCGTCCAGCGCCACCATGCGAACCTCCTGTTCGCTGATCTCCATCAGACAGCCGGTGAGGATCGGGCGCGTCTCGTCCGTCGCGATGGCGAAGCAGGTCTTCTGAACCATGTCCTTCAGCGTCTTTTGCGCGATAGAGACGCGGCTTCCACCCTCTACCTGCGGGAGCTCCGGATATTCGACGGGATTGAGTCCCGCCAGCGTAGTGCGGGAGGACTGGCAGCGGATGGTCGCCGCGTAACGGTCGTTTACCGAGATTTCGACCGAACCGCCGGGCAGCTTGCGCACGATTTCGCTGAAGAGTCTGCCGGGCAGCACCACGCGTCCATCCTCGCTGATTTCCGCGGCGATGGACGTTTCGATGCCCAACGCGAGGTCCGTGCAGGTGAGCTTGAGACCCTCTGGGCAGGATTCGATGAGGACACCTTCCAGGACCTGCAGAGTGGAGCGGACAGCCAGCGCGCGGCTCACCGTAGAAAGGGCGGTCATAAGGTCGGAAACTTGGCAGTTGAAACGCATCGTAAAAACTCCTTCCGGGTGTAGTAGCAGTATATATATCCGTAGTAATCGTAGGGGATTGGAAACTGTGGAAAACAGGAGAATATGACGGATATGCTCGAAAAATCGGGACGGACGAACCTGTGGAAAACAGGATGGATTCTCCACAAGGAGGAGCCAAAACTGCTTTACAGTCTATGCCGGACACAATTTTTCTAGAACGCAGGCCCTGCGTTTGTGCAAAAATAGTCCACTTTCATTTATTCGCGGAAAGGACCGGGAAAACCTGCCGGAAGTGCCGCAATTGTTGAAAAAATGTTTCCGGCGCTTGACAGGTTGAAACGAACCGCCTATAATAATAGGCGTTGTGCATGGAGCGGTATCGAAGTGGTCATAACGGGACTGACTCGAAATCAGTTGAGGGGCAACTCTCCGTGGGTTCGAATCCCACCCGCTCCGCCAGATCATCACTTGGTTTTTGTTGAAAACCGGGTGATGATTTTTTTTGTTCAAGGGATAGGAATGACCGGCTGCGAACAAGAATCATTCTGCCCTTTTGATATTTTACGTATATTTATGGAAAATGACAAATGCCTTAAACATCCCTGTGCTACGCTTCTTTCGGAATGAAGAAAGGGAGGAATGTAGTACTATGAAAAAAACGATCCTGATGCTTCTCGCGCTTCTGGCAATGCTTTGTCTGCTCTGCGCGAGCGCTTCTGCCGGCTCTGCGGTGGAAGCGCTCACCTATACCGAGCCCTACATGGTCAGCCTGAATCCGTCTCATGAGATGAACATTCTTTGGTTGACGAAGTCGCCCTGTGAAGGAACCATAGAATACGGACCGACTCCGGCGATGGGCAGCAGCGTTACCGCAGAGGCCTTTGAAATCAAAGGTTTCCGCACCTCTGCGACGGCGGAAGGCTATGACGACGACCCGAAGAAAAACCCCGCGCTTCCCGTCTACCAACTTATCGGCAAGCTTGAAGGCCTCAAGCCCGGGACGATTTACTACTATCGCGTCACGACTACCTGCGACGGCGTTGTGCAGCAAGGCGAGCGCTACTATTTCAAAACTGCGCCTGAAAAAGGCGGCGATTTCGACTATGCGCTGCTCAGCGACATGCAGCTCAAGGTCAAGACTAAGGAAACCCTGAAGCTGTTGGGACAGGAAAACAAGGACTTCCTGATTTTCGCGGGCGATATGTGCAACACCCCGTGGAAGGCCGGCGAATGGTTCAACGTCGAGGGATGCTTTCAGGCCGAGGGTGAATCTGACCGTACCTTCTTTGGATGCCTTCAGCAAACCAGCGACAACTGCCATCTGGCACAGTATATGCCCATCTTCCCTTGCCCCGGCAACCATGAGGTGGACGACCAGCGCGTGTTCACCGACAAGGAGATGGCGCAGAATGACGATATGTGGAGCTGGGCCATCTACATGCAGATCTTCCGTCCACTCTATCCGGAACAGGATTATACCGTGAACGGCACCCGATGGTACAGCGCTGACTACGGCGACCTGCACATCAGCTCGATTTCTGTGAGTCGTTGGCAGTCCTGGGATGGCTTTGAGTTCCCTGGCTGGATCACGAAGGATGATATTTCTCCCGACAGCGCACAGGTCCAGTGGCTGGTTGACGACTTGAAGAATACTGATGCAAAGTACAAGTGGACCGTCATGCATTGGCATATGCTCAATCGCGGCGAGGACGGTTACTTCCCGGTTTCTCAGGCGATTGCGGATCCTAAGGATTCCACCAAGGCAATCTATCCCGATGGGGACTACTGTTGGGATGTGCTGCGCCCGATTTACGAGACCTACGGTGTAGACGCGGTGAACTTTGGCCATAGCCACGTATACGAGCGGTATCAGATTAACGGCGTCAACTACATCGAAGCGGCCTCAATCGGAAACAATTACCGTGGAACCGGAGATGCCTACCATTTTTCCGGCAACCTGCCGGTGGTGGAGGAAAATAATTTCCGCTCCTACATGCTGGTACATGTAGGCGATGAGGGCGTCACCGCACGCGGCATCCAGGCCAGCGTGGAAGACAACGGCATCGGTTATATCGGCCGCGTGATCGACAACTTCACC harbors:
- a CDS encoding NAD-dependent epimerase/dehydratase family protein, with product MKALFIGGTGTISTEVSRLAVERGWELTLLNRGNHVLPKGARSLVLDISDEQAVKKALAGERFDVVADFIVFDEEQTRRDIRLFSGMTNQYFFISSASAYQKPPRDYVITESTPLCNPYWEYSRKKAACENVLMEAYRAEGFPVTVIRPSHTYCERSITVPVHGEKGSYPVLRRMLAGKPVIVPGDGTSLWTLTHASDFAKAFVGLMGHHKAIGEAFTITSDEQLTWNQILQCTARTMGVKANLYHVASDFLIACRPDLEGPLLGDKANSVVFDCSKLKRLVPDFICTTPFDIGVEKAWNYIQTHPECQVEDPAFDSWCDRVIEAQEAGKRAFLQEA
- a CDS encoding CvpA family protein: MNIVDYIIIAILGISIIMGMYRGFISGVLSLISLLGALFIAYLTYPQLAEVLQNNEALIRTLVHYTDAGSRIKDIDLAMTPITGISQDTLGEILSRANLPEIFQQFVQSNISGQVFSAAGSANISEYLNQTIIAVSLNIICFLICFLLAYIVLTMLSNLIGYVFRLPVLRHLDALMGGVFGGVRGIFLVFVLFALVPIILTVSPIEQVGQMIEQSKLAGYFYKTNLIATIMRGYI
- a CDS encoding DUF5711 family protein, with amino-acid sequence MQRKKNSIPPVVVLGAVVAVIVLIALLVWSVGSGSSTETTGRAVRLGALSTQEVTPFGENILYYDGTMLQCVSDSGSTRWNFQVGANAGFSTGSGRVVAWSANQIYALNDRGQNTYNNKMASEIQFARIGKDYIAAFVGMSDNGTVYVIDKDGASVDAISVADQTLLDMGFFTMSDGEYLWILGIDTSGTVISTILQTYQPGRLVLGNATLGEQLVYDIYYTDKLYVVDTRKIRAYDYRITRDQNVSDVLIYGWYLQDMRKVGKNTYQLFIPAPSGEGSMNITSLRLMAGATDKVLHLPAECIGAYLGTKGVYAFSGTHVYSCRYGEQTFTAYTMPVQVTKVLGMLQSDKVIVASGSDTYVISLPK
- a CDS encoding YkuS family protein, translated to MKVAYQPGLEAMAGSLSGMGFEMAPAGSGQEMDAVIFTGGMEGLRFRPSVRGAFLLNVRGMSPAQAAQALRRRSQTQLF
- a CDS encoding CCA tRNA nucleotidyltransferase → MQERLQPIAARFFAAGFPVYLVGGSVRNELLGLPASDLDICGPARPEQVISLFEGSGMRVVPRAVHFGTVEIHFERHGKRYMAEYTTFRHDSYRCGHRPDSVQFTDRIEIDALRRDFRVNALYRNLVSGELLDPTGGLTDIEKRCLRTVTDDPALVLRDDGLRILRMARFAAQLRFSVDEGLLQCAKEYAPLLMDIAPERIREEWEKILLSDLRYPSLPGGVEASVGRGLSLLEQTGAFRAFFSDCVRDADTVLALANLFSTNAVFTIAAKDGADSFLGAFGENTNVLALRCAAFFGRTNPEILKNALVSLRFSTEIVRKTAIFVENLWDTVDNSSLRQKLAQMGYTQGTALACILLARNRPQEARAVFSTLAALERENAPMDVRALRVNGNDLLPLLEGKDRRIMTPLLEALRVHCVDDPSENEREKLLLFAKKYLRNQIPQNN
- the recF gene encoding DNA replication/repair protein RecF (All proteins in this family for which functions are known are DNA-binding proteins that assist the filamentation of RecA onto DNA for the initiation of recombination or recombinational repair.), encoding MKATKIRLQNFRNYARAELLPDARMTVLTGQNAQGKTNVLEALHLCCLGRSHRTPHDRDLIRWGEGTAFVGVEVSHLDGTHDVSVTLSREDRRRKIVRVGGTQVARIGELMGHVNGVLFAPEDLSIVKDGPSERRRFIDMELSQLRPAYFYALQRYVRALNQRNNLLREIQRRPSAQGTLDAWDEQLSLAGAEVIRHRREYVEKLKKAAGECHRAIAGGVEALEVTYMTQVKEESDLVQAMMARLKAARPEDVRRATTTVGPHRDDLKLSISGKEVRVFGSQGQQRTVVLSLKLAELSVIEQERGETPILMLDDVMSELDPRRRQQLIERIDRVQTIVTCTDLSDLAGAPKGAVYRVEAGSLFRES
- the dnaN gene encoding DNA polymerase III subunit beta, translating into MRFNCQVSDLMTALSTVSRALAVRSTLQVLEGVLIESCPEGLKLTCTDLALGIETSIAAEISEDGRVVLPGRLFSEIVRKLPGGSVEISVNDRYAATIRCQSSRTTLAGLNPVEYPELPQVEGGSRVSIAQKTLKDMVQKTCFAIATDETRPILTGCLMEISEQEVRMVALDGFRLAMRRADLAQPVEQPVQAVVGGKMLSELAKVLADEEEPVELNIGRTHLSADMGSTRVVTRLLEGEYIRYRQILPTEWQTRIQVKCEDLGNSIDRASLIAREGKNNLVRFHIEGDTLTLTSNAELGDVQEQMNILTEGKDMDIAFNVRYISDVLKVLGEESVCMRFNSNVSPCVICPPEGEDYLYLVLPVRVFAS
- a CDS encoding metallophosphoesterase family protein — protein: MKKTILMLLALLAMLCLLCASASAGSAVEALTYTEPYMVSLNPSHEMNILWLTKSPCEGTIEYGPTPAMGSSVTAEAFEIKGFRTSATAEGYDDDPKKNPALPVYQLIGKLEGLKPGTIYYYRVTTTCDGVVQQGERYYFKTAPEKGGDFDYALLSDMQLKVKTKETLKLLGQENKDFLIFAGDMCNTPWKAGEWFNVEGCFQAEGESDRTFFGCLQQTSDNCHLAQYMPIFPCPGNHEVDDQRVFTDKEMAQNDDMWSWAIYMQIFRPLYPEQDYTVNGTRWYSADYGDLHISSISVSRWQSWDGFEFPGWITKDDISPDSAQVQWLVDDLKNTDAKYKWTVMHWHMLNRGEDGYFPVSQAIADPKDSTKAIYPDGDYCWDVLRPIYETYGVDAVNFGHSHVYERYQINGVNYIEAASIGNNYRGTGDAYHFSGNLPVVEENNFRSYMLVHVGDEGVTARGIQASVEDNGIGYIGRVIDNFTIAEAE